From a region of the Triticum aestivum cultivar Chinese Spring chromosome 7D, IWGSC CS RefSeq v2.1, whole genome shotgun sequence genome:
- the LOC123165750 gene encoding probable fructokinase-6, chloroplastic — protein MALRAASPPCAAGRCLPSSPPPRVGGRHFFRPLSSAAPAPLRKSAVCTKAISNSDGTPGTSDSPHVVCFGELLIDFVPTVSGVSLADAPAFKKAPGGAPANVAVGIARLGGSAAFIGKVGDDEFGYMLSDMLKENNVNNQGLLFDTHARTALAFVTLRSDGEREFMFYRNPSADMLLEEKELDLDLIRKAKIFHHGSISLITEPCKTAHIAASKAAKDAGVLISYDPNLRLPLWTSADDARDGILSIWDTADLIKVSAEEVSFLTNGEDPYDDSVVKKLIHPNTKLLLVTEGPDGCRYYSKEFSGKVGGLKVTAVDTTGAGDAFVAGILSQLAADFSLLQDEARLREALKFANICGALTVTERGAIPALPTRQQVADALTNVVA, from the exons ATGGCTCTCCGCGCGGCGTCGCCGCCCTGCGCCGCGGGCCgctgcctcccctcctccccgccgcctcgcgTCGGCGGCAGGCACTTCTTCCGACCCCTCTCCTCCGCCGCGCCTGCGCCGCTCCGGAAGTCAGCAG TTTGTACCAAAGCAATTTCAAACAGTGATGGCACCCCTGGAACGAGCGATTCTCCACATGTGGTGTGTTTTGGGGAATTGCTGATCGACTTCGTCCCAACTGTTAGTGGGGTGTCATTGGCAGATGCACCAGCCTTCAAGAAGGCTCCAGGGGGTGCACCTGCCAACGTTGCAGTTGGAATAGCTCGTCTCGGTGGGTCAGCAGCTTTCATTGGAAAG gttggtgatgatgaatttGGATACATGCTATCTGACATGCTGAAGGAGAATAACGTGAACAATCAAGGGTTGCTATTTGATACTCATGCTAGAACAGCTTTGGCATTTGTGACACTTCGAAGTGACGGTGAACGTGAATTCATGTTTTATCGTAATCCAAGTGCAGACATGCTGCTTGAAGAAAAAGAGCTTGACCTTGACCTTATCAGGAAG GCAAAAATCTTCCATCATGGATCAATAAGTCTGATAACCGAGCCATGTAAAACTGCACATATTGCAGCTTCCAAAGCTGCTAAAGATGCTGGGGTACTAATTTCATATGATCCGAATTTGAGGCTCCCACTGTGGACATCAGCTGATGATGCTAGAGATGGTATCCTGAGCATATGGGATACTGCTGATCTTATCAAG GTAAGTGCAGAGGAGGTTTCCTTTTTGACAAATGGGGAGGATCCATATGATGATTCTGTTGTGAAGAAACTTATCCATCCGAACACGAAGTTGCTTCTTGTCACTGAAGGTCCAGATGGCTGTAGATATTATTCCAAG GAATTTAGTGGGAAAGTTGGTGGATTGAAGGTAACTGCTGTTGACACCACTGGTGCTGGGGATGCCTTTGTTGCTGGAATATTATCACAGCTAGCTGCGGATTTTTCACTCCTTCAG GATGAAGCTCGGTTGAGAGAAGCCCTGAAGTTCGCGAATATCTGCGGGGCTCTCACTGTGACAGAGAGAGGAGCTATTCCTGCACTGCCCACCCGACAGCAAGTGGCTGATGCCCTGACCAATGTCGTTGCTTAA